TTATTTCTCTGCGCAATTACAAGCGCTGGTTCCAATAATTGCACGGAATATCTTAAACTATTCTCTACGCCAATTTTAGTTAGTTCTTCTAACGCTGGTGGATCTAACTCTATTTCTAACTCTTCAGCTCTTATTTTTATTATTTCCCTAATCTCATCAGCATTATATGGCCTAGTGGGTATTATTAATAGTCTATCTAGCAAATCTAAAGGAATACCGTGCGGAGATTCTACATCTGTTCCCCTAATCTTAGTTAGCCCCCTATTAGTAGCTAATATCAATATTGGTGCTAACTCAGACTCTAGAGCTCTAGTTAAGAATGAGAAAGCTTCTAAGTCTAACATATGTGCATCGTCAATGAATAACACTCCTACTACTAACTCTGCCTTACCTTGATTTATCCAGTCTTTTACTAATCTGTCAACCTCCTTTCTTATATCCTCACTTATTTCCCTCTCTGTAAAGAAAGAAAATATTGCGGTTATTGCTAAATTCCTAGCTGCTAAGTTTAAGTCAAGATCGTTAAGAGTTAATGTAGTGGTAAATTCCTTCTCCTTCTTTACTGGACCTGAAGGTACTTCTATAACTTTTGACGTTTCTATATCATATGTTTTAGCTCCCTCAAAACCCTTAGCTTTTCCTTGAATCACGATTTGTCCAGTTTGTGCATCAATCATTATAACGTCTCCTTTTTTAACTCCTAGAGATACTAGCTGTTGTGCAATTTCTTCTCCTACAGATAACGTTCTCTCATCATCTTTAGTCATTAAAGTTATTTGAGCCTCTACTGGTACTTGAGAATAGGGATTTAGCCTACTTCTAGCAACTTTTATCTTTCTATCCTTGACAACACCTTCATATACTAACCTTTTTTCCCTTATTCTAACTCCTATAGATTTTCTTATTAATTGTGTTAATATTTCAGTCTTTTTGAGCTCAGTAGAATATATTTCTGATGCGTTTATAGCCGTGAAAGGAGTATCCTCTCCTAACTCCTTAGCTATGGCAACTGCTAAAGCAGTTTTACCAGTACCAGGAGGACCTACAAATAGAATACCTTTTCCAGCCATTTTACCTTGTTTAATTAATTGAACTACGACACCTGCAGCCTCCCTAGCTTCAACTTGCCCTACTAAACCTTCGGCTATAAATTTGGCTTTCCCTTTTTCATCTAGTCCTAAACCCTTTATATGACTATGTATACTAGCCTTCTCACGAATTGGTCTTCTAATTTCACGTATCTCAGACATATCAGATATTAATATAAGAAATAGCTTTTGAGATTAACTCTAATACTAATATTATAAATTACTGAAACTTTGTTTCGAAATTTATATGGCATCTATGAAATTTATACCACATATACTGGTTTTAGCTTTATATTATAAAATTAGAAAATTTTAATATATAAGATTGTCATAAACTTTTAAGATATTATAAAAATTAGAAAACAATAGAAGTTAAATTAATAAAGGGTAATATTTGATTTTTAGAACTGAAACGTAGTCCGTGACAACTGCTTTTATGTTAAGTTTTATTAGTGTTACTAGCTTAGAATAACATATGATGAAGATCTTTGGGGCTGAAAAGTGATGTCGTGGCGGCTGTCTGAAAGGTGGTAGGGATGATTCACCTATCTGTAGGCAGGTTTAATATTGATATTATAGCAAAAATAGATTCAATACCACCAGTTGATACAAATCACGTAACAGACGTATTAGAAATACTACCAGGAGGAGCTGCTACTAATTACGCTGTTGCAGTAACAAAATTAGGTCATTCAGCCAAATTATTAGCGAAAGTAGGTAAAAACGAAGTAGTCAAAAGTTTAATGGAAAAAGTTGTAGAGTTAGGTGTCGGACTGGAGTATGTTGAAGAGGTTAATGAAAAACCGAGTATGACGTTAATATTCCTAAGAGATGACGGGAGTTTATCTATGGTAAGGAAATTAGGAGCCTCAATCTTATTAACTAGAGAGGATGTAAAAAAACACTTTGGATTGTTTGATGTAATTCACTTTGCGTCCGTATCCCCAAATGTAGTAGTAAGGGATCCATATGCGAAAATAGTCTCCTATGATCCGGGACCATATGCTAAGGATATTGAATCCATTAATGTAGATATACTTTATGTTAATGAAAAAGAATACAATTTAATTAAAAATAAAGATATTAAGGCAAGATATCTAGTAATTAAAATGGGTAAAAAGGGGGCTAAAATAATCGCTGAAACTGAGGAATGTGAAGTTGAACCGCTGCAAATAGAGAAGGTAGTAGATACAACTGGAGCAGGAGATGTTTTCGACGCTGCCTTTAACGTGTCAATATCTGAGGGAAACGATATAGAGAGAAGTTTACAGATGGCCTCAGTAGCTTCTGGTTTGAAAGTAACTAGAATAGGGGGAATTTCATCGCCAACATTAGATGAGGTAAGGGAATATTTAAGAAAGAAAAAACCAAAAGTTATATGTAAATGATAGTCCTTTTTGTTGACTTTGATTACTTTTACGCTCAAGTTGAGGAAGTGTTAAATCCTGAAATTAGAGGAAAGCCGGTAATCGTTTGCGTATTTTCTGGCAGGACTCAAG
The genomic region above belongs to Saccharolobus caldissimus and contains:
- a CDS encoding RuvB-like helicase; this encodes MSEIREIRRPIREKASIHSHIKGLGLDEKGKAKFIAEGLVGQVEAREAAGVVVQLIKQGKMAGKGILFVGPPGTGKTALAVAIAKELGEDTPFTAINASEIYSTELKKTEILTQLIRKSIGVRIREKRLVYEGVVKDRKIKVARSRLNPYSQVPVEAQITLMTKDDERTLSVGEEIAQQLVSLGVKKGDVIMIDAQTGQIVIQGKAKGFEGAKTYDIETSKVIEVPSGPVKKEKEFTTTLTLNDLDLNLAARNLAITAIFSFFTEREISEDIRKEVDRLVKDWINQGKAELVVGVLFIDDAHMLDLEAFSFLTRALESELAPILILATNRGLTKIRGTDVESPHGIPLDLLDRLLIIPTRPYNADEIREIIKIRAEELEIELDPPALEELTKIGVENSLRYSVQLLEPALVIAQRNNRSVIKVEDVLEAAKLFSDVKRSVKFVKEYESLLLK
- a CDS encoding carbohydrate kinase family protein — its product is MIHLSVGRFNIDIIAKIDSIPPVDTNHVTDVLEILPGGAATNYAVAVTKLGHSAKLLAKVGKNEVVKSLMEKVVELGVGLEYVEEVNEKPSMTLIFLRDDGSLSMVRKLGASILLTREDVKKHFGLFDVIHFASVSPNVVVRDPYAKIVSYDPGPYAKDIESINVDILYVNEKEYNLIKNKDIKARYLVIKMGKKGAKIIAETEECEVEPLQIEKVVDTTGAGDVFDAAFNVSISEGNDIERSLQMASVASGLKVTRIGGISSPTLDEVREYLRKKKPKVICK